In Gallus gallus isolate bGalGal1 chromosome 6, bGalGal1.mat.broiler.GRCg7b, whole genome shotgun sequence, a single genomic region encodes these proteins:
- the FAM35A gene encoding shieldin complex subunit 2 isoform X1 — translation MSERPQIHIFVGAPCIPSQLEQNSSVSAVEKWKEFRCSYDIHSLFSKENKGTDHLVFQAGSSVVTAVPTNDNSSQQSEQKRLMIEKGCLKSFVPVVVTCATTSKKTSSLVYSDFQISKDRRICANTDEAADCLPQKLVKSGRQDEQSRGSSSDLTERKASHLEIRDSDISDLVGSTKQISIHLRSMERGVESDRRNDHHEHLSQYLKMFFPQNQDSKPNGELSDCPDFVVSTDTEFRSIMTSSQIAAFAQNHFKNQNEMQKRAVELLETERWSKHEERQCDDYHLESDTGRCLSLAENEHKQEYTSSPELFSSDCDEENIGFEDTRREESTNENAGESDERSVPAGQFINEIRIEPLSSGILCSQVESSRKSSYKRARKSEDLFHIFNTTLKRQLTSKRAKLNSSPPGSGMTVDQERMELKPQGKLLSPLKDCCCKDQKYNVLVAVVHPCLIKEIQMKTRPKSSCKVPVATIVVTDQSETKRKVVLWRGAAFWSLTVFPGDVALLTDIVMYENNWYGEIMLQSTFTSQLLNLGNYSALNPEEFYPVVNGDVLRGLLAYVSSEFPHFGDIPRRQVQRLDSVQYVQLNQLQPNTLVHSILKIISIAILTESVYSYRGGYQRKIILTVEQNRDQHYKMVLWGAGAAWCPQLQRRKGHLWDFKYLLVQHSSVSGDFELHSTPWSSCECLFDDDKRAIAFKEKFQKSKASLMKVTNLSAHLEEKYSGVIQVKARVLELKFTISTGQYRQLVFHADTSLECVLASLPIITYSGCAKCGLELQADENMIYKQCFRCLPYNKVKIFYRPALMTVEDGGSEINIHVVSELMEKIFLNIPADWLNRSVVPSSDITYSMIVADVCHSLLADMEASYLLEIRSHFVLDENSYPLQKDFHLLNFHPDL, via the exons atgtcagaaagacctcaaattcatatttttgttGGAGCACCCTGTATTCCAAGCCAGCTGGAGCAAAATAGTTCAGTATCTGCTGTTGAAAAGTGGAAAGAATTCCGCTGTTCCTATGATATACATAGtcttttttctaaagaaaacaaaggtacTGACCATTTAGTGTTTCAGGCAGGAAGCTCTGTAGTCACAGCAGTTCCCACGAATGATAACAGCTCTCAGCAGTCTGAACAGAAGAGATTAATGATAGAAAAGGGATGTTTGAAATCTTTTGTACCTGTGGTAGTAACTTGTGCTACCACATCCAAAAAGACAAGCAGTTTAGtttattctgattttcaaaTATCCAAAGATAGGCGCATATGTGCCAACACAGATGAGGCTGCAGATTGCCTTCCTCAGAAACTTGTGAAATCAGGTAGACAGGATGAACAATCACGTGGCAGTAGTTCAGAcctcactgaaagaaaagccagtCACTTAGAAATCAGGGACTCTGACATTTCTGATCTGGTTGGTAGTACAAAGCAGATCAGCATACACCTAAGGTCTATGGAACGAGGTGTTGAATCAGATCGCAGAAATGATCACCATGAACATTTAAGTCAATATCTGAAGatgtttttcccccaaaatcAAGACTCAAAACCAAATGGAGAATTAAGTGACTGTCCAGATTTTGTGGTGTCGACTGATACTGAATTTCGTAGTATAATGACTTCAAGTCAGATAGCTGCTTTTGCACAGAATCACTTTAAGAACCAGAATGAGATGCAGAAAAGAGCTGTAGAACTATTGGAGACAGAAAGATGGAGTAAGCATGAGGAAAGGCAATGTGATGACTACCACTTGGAATCTGATACTGGAAGATGCCTCAGTTTGGCTGAAAATGAGCATAAGCAAGAGTATACAAGTTCTCCTGAACTTTTCAGTTCTGATTGTGATGAGGAAAACATTGGCTTTGAAGAtacaagaagagaagaaagcactAATGAAAATGCAGGGGAGTCTGATGAACGTAGTGTTCCTGCTGGGCAATTCATAAATGAAATTCGTATTGAACCATTGAGCTCAGGAATACTGTGCTCTCAAGTAGAAAGCTCTCGTAAGAGCTCTTATAAAAGAGCCCGCAAGTCTGAAgatctttttcatatttttaacaCAACGCTTAAAAGGCAGCTTACATCAAAGAGAGCTAAGTTGAATTCTTCTCCACCCGGTTCTGGAATGACAGTGGATCAAGAGAGGATGGAGCTGAAGCCTCAAGGGAAGCTACTATCACCACTTAAGGACTGCTGCTGCAAAGATCAGAAGTACAATGTTTTGGTTGCAGTAGTACACCCATGTCTTATCAAAGAAATACAGATGAAGACCAGACCCAAATCTTCCTGTAAAGTTCCTGTAGCAACAATTGTAGTTACTGATCAGTCAGAAACTAAGAGAAAGGTGGTGCTGTGGCGCGGTGCTGCGTTTTGGtcactcactgtgtttcctgGAGATGTCGCATTACTTACAG ATATCGTGATGTATGAGAATAACTGGTATGGAGAAATAATGCTGCAGTCTACATTTACCAGTCAGTTACTGAATCTGGGGAACTACTCAGCTCTCAATCCAGAAGAAT TTTACCCTGTAGTGAATGGTGATGTTCTCCGTGGCTTATTGGCGTATGTATCATCAGAATTTCCTCACTTTGGAGACATTCCACGAAGGCAAGTTCAGAGACTGGACAGCGTTCAGTATGTTCAGCTCAATCAGCTTCAGCCAAACACATTGGTTCACTCAATCTTAAAAATTATCAGCATTGCCATATTAACGG AATCTGTGTATAGCTACAGAGGAGGCTACCAGAGAAAAATTATTCTAACAGTAGAACAGAACAGAGATCAACACTACAAGATggtgctgtggggagcaggggCTGCCTGGTGCCCTCAACTTCAGAGGAGAAAAG GTCATTTGTGGGACTTTAAATACCTTCTGGTCCAGCACAGTTCTGTCTCAGGTGATTTTGAACTGCACTCAACTCCATGGTCATCCTGTGAGTGTTTGTTTGATGATGACAAAAGAGCAAttgcatttaaagaaaagtttcagaaaagcaaagcatccCTTATGAAAGTGACAAATCTCTCAGCacatttggaggaaaaatattCAG GAGTGATTCAAGTGAAAGCCCGTGTCTTAGAGCTGAAGTTTACTATTTCAACTGGTCAGTACAGGCAGCTCGTCTTCCATGCTGACACTTCGCTGGAGTGTGTTCTGGCTTCTCTGCCAATAATTACGTATTCAGGTTGTGCTAAATGTGGTTTGGAACTACAGGCAGATGAGAACATGATCTACAAGCAGTGCTTTAGATGTTTGCCATacaacaaagtaaaaatattctacag ACCTGCTTTGATGACAGTGGAAGATGGAGGATCTGAAATTAATATACATGTGGTGTCTGAGCTGATGGAAAAAATCTTCCTTAATATTCCTGCAGACTGGCTGAACAGATCAGTAG TGCCCTCCTCGGACATAACCTACAGCATGATAGTAGCAGATGTGTGTCATTCGCTGCTAGCAGACATGGAAGCATCCTATTTATTGGAAATTAGAAGCCATTTCGTGCTAGATGAAAACAGCTATCCTTTGCAAAAGGATTTCCACCTGCTAAATTTTCATCCTGATCTTTGA
- the FAM35A gene encoding shieldin complex subunit 2 isoform X2, producing MSERPQIHIFVGAPCIPSQLEQNSSVSAVEKWKEFRCSYDIHSLFSKENKGTDHLVFQAGSSVVTAVPTNDNSSQQSEQKRLMIEKGCLKSFVPVVVTCATTSKKTSSLVYSDFQISKDRRICANTDEAADCLPQKLVKSGRQDEQSRGSSSDLTERKASHLEIRDSDISDLVGSTKQISIHLRSMERGVESDRRNDHHEHLSQYLKMFFPQNQDSKPNGELSDCPDFVVSTDTEFRSIMTSSQIAAFAQNHFKNQNEMQKRAVELLETERWSKHEERQCDDYHLESDTGRCLSLAENEHKQEYTSSPELFSSDCDEENIGFEDTRREESTNENAGESDERSVPAGQFINEIRIEPLSSGILCSQVESSRKSSYKRARKSEDLFHIFNTTLKRQLTSKRAKLNSSPPGSGMTVDQERMELKPQGKLLSPLKDCCCKDQKYNVLVAVVHPCLIKEIQMKTRPKSSCKVPVATIVVTDQSETKRKVVLWRGAAFWSLTVFPGDVALLTDIVMYENNWYGEIMLQSTFTSQLLNLGNYSALNPEEFYPVVNGDVLRGLLAYVSSEFPHFGDIPRRQVQRLDSVQYVQLNQLQPNTLVHSILKIISIAILTESVYSYRGGYQRKIILTVEQNRDQHYKMVLWGAGAAWCPQLQRRKGHLWDFKYLLVQHSSVSGDFELHSTPWSSCECLFDDDKRAIAFKEKFQKSKASLMKVTNLSAHLEEKYSGVIQVKARVLELKFTISTGQYRQLVFHADTSLECVLASLPIITYSGCAKCGLELQADENMIYKQCFRCLPYNKVKIFYRPALMTVEDGGSEINIHVVSELMEKIFLNIPADWLNRSCPPRT from the exons atgtcagaaagacctcaaattcatatttttgttGGAGCACCCTGTATTCCAAGCCAGCTGGAGCAAAATAGTTCAGTATCTGCTGTTGAAAAGTGGAAAGAATTCCGCTGTTCCTATGATATACATAGtcttttttctaaagaaaacaaaggtacTGACCATTTAGTGTTTCAGGCAGGAAGCTCTGTAGTCACAGCAGTTCCCACGAATGATAACAGCTCTCAGCAGTCTGAACAGAAGAGATTAATGATAGAAAAGGGATGTTTGAAATCTTTTGTACCTGTGGTAGTAACTTGTGCTACCACATCCAAAAAGACAAGCAGTTTAGtttattctgattttcaaaTATCCAAAGATAGGCGCATATGTGCCAACACAGATGAGGCTGCAGATTGCCTTCCTCAGAAACTTGTGAAATCAGGTAGACAGGATGAACAATCACGTGGCAGTAGTTCAGAcctcactgaaagaaaagccagtCACTTAGAAATCAGGGACTCTGACATTTCTGATCTGGTTGGTAGTACAAAGCAGATCAGCATACACCTAAGGTCTATGGAACGAGGTGTTGAATCAGATCGCAGAAATGATCACCATGAACATTTAAGTCAATATCTGAAGatgtttttcccccaaaatcAAGACTCAAAACCAAATGGAGAATTAAGTGACTGTCCAGATTTTGTGGTGTCGACTGATACTGAATTTCGTAGTATAATGACTTCAAGTCAGATAGCTGCTTTTGCACAGAATCACTTTAAGAACCAGAATGAGATGCAGAAAAGAGCTGTAGAACTATTGGAGACAGAAAGATGGAGTAAGCATGAGGAAAGGCAATGTGATGACTACCACTTGGAATCTGATACTGGAAGATGCCTCAGTTTGGCTGAAAATGAGCATAAGCAAGAGTATACAAGTTCTCCTGAACTTTTCAGTTCTGATTGTGATGAGGAAAACATTGGCTTTGAAGAtacaagaagagaagaaagcactAATGAAAATGCAGGGGAGTCTGATGAACGTAGTGTTCCTGCTGGGCAATTCATAAATGAAATTCGTATTGAACCATTGAGCTCAGGAATACTGTGCTCTCAAGTAGAAAGCTCTCGTAAGAGCTCTTATAAAAGAGCCCGCAAGTCTGAAgatctttttcatatttttaacaCAACGCTTAAAAGGCAGCTTACATCAAAGAGAGCTAAGTTGAATTCTTCTCCACCCGGTTCTGGAATGACAGTGGATCAAGAGAGGATGGAGCTGAAGCCTCAAGGGAAGCTACTATCACCACTTAAGGACTGCTGCTGCAAAGATCAGAAGTACAATGTTTTGGTTGCAGTAGTACACCCATGTCTTATCAAAGAAATACAGATGAAGACCAGACCCAAATCTTCCTGTAAAGTTCCTGTAGCAACAATTGTAGTTACTGATCAGTCAGAAACTAAGAGAAAGGTGGTGCTGTGGCGCGGTGCTGCGTTTTGGtcactcactgtgtttcctgGAGATGTCGCATTACTTACAG ATATCGTGATGTATGAGAATAACTGGTATGGAGAAATAATGCTGCAGTCTACATTTACCAGTCAGTTACTGAATCTGGGGAACTACTCAGCTCTCAATCCAGAAGAAT TTTACCCTGTAGTGAATGGTGATGTTCTCCGTGGCTTATTGGCGTATGTATCATCAGAATTTCCTCACTTTGGAGACATTCCACGAAGGCAAGTTCAGAGACTGGACAGCGTTCAGTATGTTCAGCTCAATCAGCTTCAGCCAAACACATTGGTTCACTCAATCTTAAAAATTATCAGCATTGCCATATTAACGG AATCTGTGTATAGCTACAGAGGAGGCTACCAGAGAAAAATTATTCTAACAGTAGAACAGAACAGAGATCAACACTACAAGATggtgctgtggggagcaggggCTGCCTGGTGCCCTCAACTTCAGAGGAGAAAAG GTCATTTGTGGGACTTTAAATACCTTCTGGTCCAGCACAGTTCTGTCTCAGGTGATTTTGAACTGCACTCAACTCCATGGTCATCCTGTGAGTGTTTGTTTGATGATGACAAAAGAGCAAttgcatttaaagaaaagtttcagaaaagcaaagcatccCTTATGAAAGTGACAAATCTCTCAGCacatttggaggaaaaatattCAG GAGTGATTCAAGTGAAAGCCCGTGTCTTAGAGCTGAAGTTTACTATTTCAACTGGTCAGTACAGGCAGCTCGTCTTCCATGCTGACACTTCGCTGGAGTGTGTTCTGGCTTCTCTGCCAATAATTACGTATTCAGGTTGTGCTAAATGTGGTTTGGAACTACAGGCAGATGAGAACATGATCTACAAGCAGTGCTTTAGATGTTTGCCATacaacaaagtaaaaatattctacag ACCTGCTTTGATGACAGTGGAAGATGGAGGATCTGAAATTAATATACATGTGGTGTCTGAGCTGATGGAAAAAATCTTCCTTAATATTCCTGCAGACTGGCTGAACAGATCA TGCCCTCCTCGGACATAA